In the Sphingomonas sp. LM7 genome, one interval contains:
- the flgM gene encoding flagellar biosynthesis anti-sigma factor FlgM, with protein sequence MVDPIGNKAGAVADRRIAPVAPAAPAEMAKPVQNEVKTVESTAVQLSGTMAAKPPVDAERVAKIRKAIEDGKFPIYPSTIADRLLALKLEWSPNDPA encoded by the coding sequence ATGGTGGATCCCATCGGCAACAAGGCAGGCGCGGTCGCTGACCGTCGCATTGCGCCGGTCGCTCCCGCCGCGCCGGCGGAAATGGCGAAACCCGTCCAGAACGAAGTGAAGACGGTCGAATCGACTGCCGTCCAGCTGTCGGGCACGATGGCCGCCAAGCCGCCGGTCGATGCAGAGCGGGTCGCCAAGATCCGCAAGGCGATCGAGGACGGCAAATTCCCCATCTACCCCTCGACGATCGCCGACCGCCTTCTCGCGCTCAAGCTCGAATGGAGCCCCAATGACCCGGCGTGA
- a CDS encoding flagella basal body P-ring formation protein FlgA, whose protein sequence is MLLSLALLAATPAAAQDFQSTQVLDTIVAQFTGKPLGAQGGARTPVDKRLKLQTCAAPQLEWRSEARDAVVVRCMAPAWRIFVAVDAVPQPRAAPVVVAQAPAAPVKAVPVIRRGDPITVEAGSPGFSITRDGVAMGDAAAGARLMVKVDDRKPPIQAVALESGRARLPGWVE, encoded by the coding sequence ATGCTGCTGTCCCTGGCCCTTCTCGCCGCCACGCCGGCGGCCGCGCAGGATTTCCAATCGACTCAGGTGCTCGACACCATCGTCGCCCAGTTCACCGGCAAGCCGCTCGGCGCGCAGGGCGGCGCGCGCACCCCGGTCGACAAGAGGCTCAAGCTCCAGACCTGTGCCGCGCCGCAGCTCGAATGGCGCAGCGAGGCCAGGGACGCAGTGGTGGTTCGTTGCATGGCGCCGGCCTGGCGCATCTTCGTCGCGGTGGATGCCGTGCCGCAGCCCAGGGCCGCCCCGGTCGTGGTTGCCCAGGCGCCGGCCGCGCCGGTCAAGGCTGTGCCGGTGATTCGCCGCGGCGATCCGATCACCGTCGAGGCCGGCTCGCCGGGCTTTTCGATCACCCGCGATGGCGTCGCGATGGGCGATGCCGCCGCCGGCGCGCGGCTGATGGTCAAGGTCGACGACAGGAAGCCGCCGATCCAGGCAGTGGCGCTCGAATCGGGCCGCGCACGGCTGCCCGGCTGGGTGGAGTGA
- a CDS encoding flagellar motor protein MotB, with amino-acid sequence MTLDDDLPARPIWLTTLADLALLLVGFFVLLQANQVDPATLAASFRAGFGVKENAPAMPVDLAAVSGFAPGSAQLPDTQAALAWARTAATDPRTRLRIIGEVDGSAGDVDSLTGSGPILAADRARAVAAILVRSGAIAPERIAITTARGQRRAVLSLGYDGGRQ; translated from the coding sequence ATGACGCTCGACGACGATCTTCCCGCGCGGCCGATCTGGCTGACCACGCTCGCCGACCTCGCGCTGCTGCTGGTCGGTTTCTTCGTGTTGCTCCAGGCCAACCAGGTCGATCCGGCGACGCTGGCTGCCAGCTTCCGCGCCGGCTTCGGAGTCAAGGAGAATGCCCCGGCAATGCCGGTCGATCTCGCCGCGGTCAGCGGATTCGCGCCCGGCTCGGCGCAGCTTCCCGACACACAGGCTGCGCTCGCCTGGGCGCGCACGGCGGCTACCGATCCGCGCACTCGCCTGCGCATCATCGGCGAAGTCGATGGCAGCGCCGGCGACGTCGACTCGCTCACCGGCAGCGGGCCGATCCTTGCCGCCGATCGCGCCCGCGCGGTCGCCGCCATCCTCGTCCGCTCCGGCGCGATCGCGCCGGAGCGCATCGCCATCACTACTGCCCGCGGCCAGCGCCGCGCGGTCCTGTCGCTCGGCTATGACGGAGGCCGGCAATGA
- a CDS encoding motility protein A, which translates to MNFAPFLDPIALAIVLGGTVLAVVLRTPLGDLGRGLAALRTIGRRRFDVAPLLDQVAAFGRIARRHGVIALDRSVIADPDLAAAVAAIVDGASPEQVATLIDQRRVARFERHRAAAEMWTGMADIAPAMGMIGTLIGLVQMFTAMRDPKTIGAAMAVALLTTLYGAIVACLVATPVASRLKRHARHEAQERARLVAPLAELAILQPRLGARELAA; encoded by the coding sequence ATGAACTTCGCCCCCTTTCTCGATCCGATCGCGCTCGCCATCGTGCTGGGCGGGACGGTGCTCGCCGTCGTGCTGCGCACGCCGCTCGGCGATCTCGGCCGCGGGCTCGCCGCGCTGCGGACGATCGGTCGGCGCCGCTTCGATGTCGCGCCTTTGCTCGATCAGGTCGCTGCGTTCGGCCGCATCGCCCGGCGCCACGGCGTGATCGCGCTCGATCGCTCGGTGATCGCCGACCCCGATCTGGCCGCTGCCGTCGCGGCAATCGTCGACGGGGCATCGCCCGAACAGGTTGCTACGCTGATCGATCAGCGCCGCGTCGCGCGCTTCGAGCGCCACCGCGCCGCTGCGGAGATGTGGACCGGCATGGCAGATATCGCGCCGGCAATGGGGATGATCGGCACGCTGATCGGACTCGTCCAGATGTTCACGGCGATGCGCGATCCCAAGACGATCGGCGCGGCGATGGCGGTGGCGTTGCTCACTACCTTGTATGGCGCGATCGTCGCCTGCCTGGTCGCCACTCCGGTGGCGTCGCGGCTCAAGCGGCACGCCCGGCACGAGGCGCAGGAGCGCGCCCGACTCGTGGCGCCGCTTGCCGAGCTGGCGATCCTCCAGCCGCGGCTCGGCGCGCGCGAGCTCGCGGCATGA